A genomic stretch from Aedes albopictus strain Foshan chromosome 2, AalbF5, whole genome shotgun sequence includes:
- the LOC109418909 gene encoding putative sodium/calcium exchanger 7, with the protein MAFLTGNLSQRLPRHPNYVFNEIPGDCSAIHELVSQEKCQFIKSTESCQNNVFYFDYAYFLYCTIGEENGWKFNLGVALLVSVLILYFTVLATTADQFFCPVLAVIAKTLRISEAVAGVTILAFGNGSPDLFTAVSNPKDDTELMFGELLGAGLFVVGIVAGTILVIRPFDIYPAGVVRDVVFFIFAVSWITVCAYDERFTLSDAIVVIVCYVLYLAVVLVDFFVLRRKLHEEESRMSIAGDLTENNDYYQKLRNETVMVIREPIKGSELDIRKTRISVFVDVHHRHPPPNHHLFRDFCEHINPIHGEDWNEEGWFSRTLTVLKAPVLFTLLLIIPIMDYTAVRHGWTKLLNILHWLTLPLMMLFVTGLLCKTFLSFPVWGWLLICSGTLMAVLFATSRTDRPPRYHMAYALMAFVGSIQVIYVVAQEVVSLLVTLGLVLNLSKSMLGLSVLAWGNSIGDLFANITLAKRGYGKMAFAACFGGPLFNLCLGLGSTMIVRASRKKDHVAFSREGAMGENCEWFLVQLLATILFVLLLTGFDGRRSVGIIMIIIYLLFILFCILGEFEVLHPYGTDHHNEGEFVN; encoded by the exons ATGGCATTTCTTACCGGAAACCTTTCCCAGCGTTTGCCGCGTCATCCCAACTACGTGTTCAACGAAATTCCG GGTGATTGCAGTGCCATCCACGAGTTGGTCTCCCAGGAGAAGTGCCAATTCATCAAGTCAACGGAATCCTGCCAGAACAATGTCTTCTACTTCGATTATGCGTACTTTTTGTACTGCACGATCGGCGAGGAAAACGGCTGGAAGTTCAACCTGGGGGTCGCGCTTCTAGTGTCCGTGTTGATACTCTACTTCACGGTTCTGGCAACGACTGCTGATCAATT TTTCTGCCCTGTGCTGGCCGTAATAGCCAAGACGTTGAGAATCAGCGAGGCTGTCGCTGGAGTCACCATCTTGGCTTTCGGGAACGGCTCACCGGATCTGTTTACGGCAGTAAGCAACCCCAAAGATGACACGGAATTGATGTTTGGCGAACTGCTGGGAGCGGGACTGTTCGTTGTGGGCATTGTGGCCGGAACGATCCTGGTCATTAGACCATTCGACATCTATCCAGCTGGTGTGGTTCGGGATGTCGTATTCTTCATCTTCGCCGTCAGTTGGATAACGGTTTGTGCCTACGACGAACGGTTCACCCTGTCGGATGCGATCGTAGTGATTGTTTGTTACGTATTGTACTTGGCCGTGGTCCTGGTGGATTTCTTCGTATTGAGACGGAAGCTACATGAAGAAGAATCACGAA TGTCGATAGCGGGAGACCTGACTGAAAACAATGACTATTACCAAAAACTGCGGAACGAAACGGTCATGGTAATACGCGAACCGATCAAGGGCTCGGAGCTGGACATACGCAAAACCAGGATAAGTGTCTTTGTGGATGTTCATCACCGCCATCCGCCACCGAACCATCATCTGTTTCGAGATTTTTGCGAGCATATCAATCCGATCCATGGCGAAGATTGGAACGAGGAAGGTTGGTTTTCCAGGACGTTGACCGTGTTGAAGGCGCCGGTGCTGTTCACGCTACTTCTGATCATACCCATTATGGACTATACGGCTGTACGGCACGGGTGGACGAAACTGTTGAACATTTTGCACTGGTTGactcttccgctgatgatgctatTCGTTACTGGAT TACTGTGCAAAACCTTCCTAAGCTTCCCCGTCTGGGGCTGGTTGCTGATCTGTTCCGGCACGCTAATGGCGGTTCTCTTTGCCACCTCACGAACGGATCGACCTCCCCGGTATCACATGGCGTATGCGTTGATGGCCTTTGTCGGTTCCATTCAGGTAATTTACGTCGTGGCCCAGGAAGTTGTCAGCTTGTTGGTGACACTGGGTTTGGTCCTGAACCTTTCCAAATCGATGCTTGGTCTATCGGTGCTGGCCTGGGGCAACAGCATTGGAGACCTATTTGCCAACATAACGCTGGCAAAGCGTGGATATGGAAAGATGGCTTTCGCCGCATGCTTCGGAGGACCGTTGTTCA ATTTATGTCTTGGACTCGGCAGCACAATGATTGTTCGGGCCTCCAGGAAAAAGGATCACGTGGCATTC TCCCGCGAGGGTGCCATGGGAGAAAATTGCGAGTGGTTCCTGGTCCAGCTGTTAGCCACCATCCTGTTTGTGCTGTTGCTCACCGGTTTCGATGGACGTCGCAGTGTCGGTATTATCATGATTATAATTTACTTGCTGTTTATACTATTTTGCATCCTGGGAGAGTTTGAGGTGCTCCATCCGTACGGAACGGACCATCACAATGAAGGGGAGTTTGTGAATTGA